One Pigmentibacter ruber genomic window, TGGATTACCTTTTTATTGAACCATTTTTAATGTTGGGAGTATCTGGAGGTAGGAGCTTTAAAGCAAGTTTAGGAGGAGGTTATCACTATACTTTTCCATACAAAGTAACAACATATGGTGCTACTTTATTATCAGATCCTTCTCAAGCCACAATTTCAGGTATAATGATCACCTTTTTAATTAGTTTTGGTGATTTTAGTGGTGGAGGAAAATAATTTTTACAGTCTTATAAGACTTCCACCCCAAGTAAATCCTGCTCCAAAGGCAACTGTAAGAATAAGATCACCTTTTTTAATTCGGCCTTCTTCTAAAGCTTCATTAATACAAATAGGAATTGTAGCAGATGTTGTGTTTCCATACTTATGAATATTATTAAACACTTTACCTTCTGATAAACCCATTTTTTCTCTTACCATTTCACTAATTCGAAGATTAGCTTGATGAGGAATTAAACAAGCAATATCATTTGCGGAAATTTTATTTCTTTCCATTAAAGTTTCAGCAACTTCACACATTCTATTAACAGCATGTTTGAAAACTACTCGACCATCCATTTTAGGGTGCCAATCACCATTTTCATAGGTTTCAGGACTTAAAAATCCACGGGTTGCTGTACCAGGTGTTCTCAATAAAAGCATTTCAGCTCCTACACCATCACTTCCTAATATAGTATCAATCACACCTGACGATTGGTTTGAAGCCTGAGGAATTTCTTCTTGTGAACATTCTTTTGCTTCACATATGATAGCCGCTGCACCATCCCCAAAAAGGACTGCTACATTACGTCCATTAGTAGTCAAATCAAGCAATTTACTTTGCACATCTGAGAAAACTAAGAGTATTCTTTTGTACTGACCGCTTTTTAGCATAGCATCAGCAAGTTGCGTTGAATAAACAAAGGCACTGCATTGAACTCGGATATCAATGGCAGGAATAGTAGGAAAGCCTAGTTTGTGCTGAACAATAGGAGCAATTCCAGGAAAATAATAGTCTGGTGATAACGTCGAAGCTATAATATAATCAAAATCAGTGGGTTTTAAATTAGATTCTGCTAAAACTTTTTTAACGGCTTCTATAGCAAGATCAGAAGTCGCAATAGGTTCTTCAACAAATCTACGTTCTTTAATTCCAGATCTCTCAGTTATCCAAGCATCGTTTGTATCCATTAATTTACTTAAATCATTATTAGTAACTCTTCCCGGGGGAAGATAGCGAGAAAAATGGGTCATCACTGTCTTAAAATATTTTGCCATGTTTATACTCTCCTCTAGCAACCATGACTTAGGAATTAGAAGTCCTAACCTAGG contains:
- a CDS encoding 3-oxoacyl-ACP synthase III family protein, producing MAKYFKTVMTHFSRYLPPGRVTNNDLSKLMDTNDAWITERSGIKERRFVEEPIATSDLAIEAVKKVLAESNLKPTDFDYIIASTLSPDYYFPGIAPIVQHKLGFPTIPAIDIRVQCSAFVYSTQLADAMLKSGQYKRILLVFSDVQSKLLDLTTNGRNVAVLFGDGAAAIICEAKECSQEEIPQASNQSSGVIDTILGSDGVGAEMLLLRTPGTATRGFLSPETYENGDWHPKMDGRVVFKHAVNRMCEVAETLMERNKISANDIACLIPHQANLRISEMVREKMGLSEGKVFNNIHKYGNTTSATIPICINEALEEGRIKKGDLILTVAFGAGFTWGGSLIRL